The Acipenser ruthenus chromosome 28, fAciRut3.2 maternal haplotype, whole genome shotgun sequence sequence AAGTTAAAAAGGTGTGTCATCGGTAAGTACTGGTAAATTATTACTTGTTAACTGTTTTAAATATTATCAATGGCATTCACATTTTGACAATCTTCACACTGTATAGCTAGCTGTTAAATTATGTTAAGTTACCATTAGAGAAGATATCAAGGTTCATTAAACAATCGTACTGGAACAAGTTAATGCAGTACAAAACATGTAATTAATgcagttgctttaaaaaaaacagcaatacactaCACTCACTACACTTGTCTGTGTCATACTGCTTGGAAAACTTTATTACTGGTACCAGTAGCTACAGTATGTCAACAGCATAAACAGATACTGGATCTCGTGTTGTTTAAATAAACCTATTATATGGTATACTTCCACATGACTCTTTGTCAGCAGTTGAGACatggggtgcgttcacgagaggcagattttgctaagtctgcgcagattctgcaaagattctgaaaattcattggctacttgctccagattctgcgcagaatgacgaaagtctgcgtgtcgtgaacgcacccatggAGACAGGGCAGACCTGGCTGGAAGGCTCTCTGGGACGTTCTGCTAAACTTGGTCTTGAAGTATTGGAGCGTGCACGGAGACGAAGCATGGTGGGGTGGCCTTCAGTCTGTCCTGTAGCCCAGCTCACAGTAGAAGAGACTTTGAGAAGCAGTTCGGGGAAGGACCGAGTAGGAAAAAGTGATAATCAGGTAATAAAATAGCAGAAAATGTATGCGCCAGCCTTTGTAAGAGCTAAGATAACTTGGTACTCGGTACTATTTCAGCAAGTAACAGAAAGTGGTTAATGTTTCTAAAACtgatacaaatacaatacatacatggaTGCATACACACACGATTAGTTTACTTGTTCCTGTTTTGAGTGGTGTTGTCTTTCCTTTTCTCCTATATACGTTTGCAGTTTTCAGTGGAGGTGTCTTTAACCCTATTATAACACACATATGGAACACAGTATATAGTTTTGGCTATGGAATACCTACAAACTCAATTTATGGCATTTCTATCAACAGGAGGCAACTAGGCAGACCAGCATTGATGATGCTTTCGATACAGTGCTGGAGTTTATGGCTCACACTACCAAACAATGCAAGGTAAGATTCAGGTTTtgggaaataaataatacatctgtAGCGAATTAGGGTCAAATAGACCATTATGTACTGTGACCATGTACACAGTACATAATGGGTAACTAATCTATCTTTCAGAACCTCTACAGATCAGTGCCTGCATGGGA is a genomic window containing:
- the LOC117434424 gene encoding A-kinase-interacting protein 1-like isoform X1 produces the protein METGQTWLEGSLGRSAKLGLEVLERARRRSMVGWPSVCPVAQLTVEETLRSSSGKDRVGKSDNQEATRQTSIDDAFDTVLEFMAHTTKQCKNLYRSVPAWECNQTEMNHVCRYHPPHVSSHGAAKPRVCRKPVQRTSEDFYIELAPGTYAITAGACDSKRQTRVVKVNAGESVDLSFTV